The nucleotide window CCTCGATGCCCCTGGAGCGGATGCCCCTGTCCATGTAACCCCGGCCCTTCGTGGGCCCCCGCTTTCTCTCCTCCACGCTGCTCACCTCCCTGAAGCTTCTACCCGGGAGCGCGCCGTCCCTGCCTGGTAGCACCCGTCTCAGTGGCTGTCGTAATTCCCACATATGGATTCTTTCTACACCCGGAGCGGTGTCTGCCCCAGCATCTCCCGCTGATTTTTGTATTCCGGCTCGAATGTGCGAGATGTGAGCTTTACAGCTGGCATTTGGACAAAGGGCATCAGGCTTTGCTCACTGTTGTTTGCAGTGCAGCCTGAATAGGCCACTGACTTTTGCGtttgcttttacaaaaacattttttagttCAGTCAGAACCTTTGCTGGGAGGTGTGGACGTGACATACAGCTGGTTCTCCAACATTTCTACGTTTTCTCATTTCAGCTCTGGATTAATCGAATTACAGCTGCCTCCCAGGAACATGGTCTGAAATACCCAGCATTCATCCTCAATTTGATTAAGGTATGGTCGAGGATGTGGTTCTGCCGAGACATTAAACGTCTTTACAACCCGTCTAGTTTTCATGCTCTAGCAGGCTCCACCGTGAAGTGTTAGCAGCCTAACAcggttttcattcattttttttttgggcggggggaggggtgTCTTTATTAATATTAGAAAAATCCAAGATTACAGAGGACTTGAGTTGGCATTGGGGCCCACTGCTTTCACTCTTGGGGTGGGGTTCTGGTGGGTTCACCTCACTTGCTTTCATTGCCCTGCTGGTAGCAGAATTAGTAATAGGGTGTGTGGTACCAAGACATACTCATGCTGTTTCCCCATcaagaatgaaaaacagaaaaactttgcTTTGAAGTTTAATTTCAAGTTTTTCATGTTGAATAAATTATGACAAGGTGGCAGATCAAGTTGAAACAATTAAATGGAGCGAAACATTGGAATGTTAGAGTAAGCAAGTGTCAGAACATCTCACTCACTCGCATCTAGACAGTATGccatttcctctgcttttttggctgcactctaTGACATATGGAACTTCCCCCCAGCCAGGATTCAATTCCTAACCCTAACCAGGGATGAAACTgaaccctctgcagtgaaagtgcagagacttaaccactggatcaccaggaagtctGTCCCTACTCCCTCTGCTTTCTTATgagttaaattttttcttaaaaagctcGGGGAGTAGGTGAGTTGGTGCTGTGTTTCTTCCTGTGCCAGGTGGGCCTAGCACTTTACAGAGATCCTCAGCGCAAGTGTAGGTGTGACACTTCCATTTTACTCATGGGGAACTGGCTCAGAAAGGAGAGGGACTTTGCACAGGGGTCCTAGGTAGGAGTCACTCCTGCACAGCTGCATTTAATGTCACAAGACCACCCCCCTTTTTTTCCTGCACCTCAGACTCACAGGCACTGTCCATTGGTTTTCTATTATCTTACTCAACAGATGACTTTGTCTCTCTTATGGAAATTAGGAATGCCCagttttatttctggctgtgcttggtctttgttgttgcatgtgggctctctctagtcgtggtgaacAGGGTCTAGTCTCTAGCTAtggcacgtgggcttctcattgcagtggcttcttttgtagGGCAGGGGCAGTAGGCcaacacaggcttagttgctccactgcatgtgggatctccccagattagggatcgaacccatgtcttctgcattggcaggcagattcttcacaccactgagccacctgggaagcccagaatgccCAGTTTTGGTCCTTGCTCTTCTGTGCCTCGCATACCTTTTCCATGTGTCGCTTTTCACCATTTATACAATgggaattgtggttttctcctcccacctttcttAAAGGGATAACCTAGGCCAGGAATCTGGCATTGGGAGCTGCACCCTTCCCTTCTACTCATTTGTCCTACTTGGACAAGACTCACAATGCCCTCTTCCCAACTGGTGCTCAAGCAGTATGTGTTGGTGACTGAAATCACAGGGTGATCAGCTGCATTCAGTCGTTTCATGTTTCACTGAAATGCTAAAACACTTAACTATGATTTTCTTCCCAGTGCCAGGTGGAGCTCAACAGGAAAGTACTTGCAGATCTAGCCATCTATGAACCAAAGACTTTTAAATCTTTGGCTGCTTTGTCCAAAAGAAGGCGAGAAGAAGGATTTGTTGCTGCCTTGGGGGATGGGAAGGAGCCTGAAGGAATTTTTTCCAGGGTGGCACAGCACCACTGAGGGGGATGCTGATACCAACGGCCCTTTGAGCATCCCCCTGTGATGATAATACTAAAATAGGGACTACAAGTTATTTGTCAACAGTTGTAGGTTTGACTTGCATTTGTGTTAATTTACATGTCAGTTACAAGCCCAAGAGAAAAGGACTTGTCTTGCCTCATTGGCACAGGTTCAGAAATCTCACATGGATTGTGTAAAGTATGTATTGTGTAAATAAAGTTTCTGTGGTGTTTGAGTTAACTTCTTTGGTATCAACAGACGCTTTGGGTGGGCCCTGACTGGGTGTTGATGCTACCAGGATGAGGCTTCCCCTGGGAACCTTAGATTCTCCTGAAGGCTGGGGGTGTGCACCAGGCCTGACCCTGGCCTTGCTATAGTGCCCCCCAACCCCATTTTGGTTTCCAGTAGGGACTCCTGGCTCAACTCTTCAGCCATTGAGCAGCAGCTGGTTTCCCTCGCTGTAGACCAGCAGTGGCAGTAGGCAGGGTGGTTCTCCTGATCCCAGGCTCACCTTAGGCTCCACAGGTGGAGTGACCATCAGATCACCTGGGGAGCCTTAATGTAAGGGTTCTGGTCTCACCCAAATACTTGACTTCATTAGTTCCAGAATCAAGCCAGAAATCTCTGCTGATGGAGGCTGCTTCACAGGTCAGCCCTGTCCACCTCTTTTGACCACAGCCATGCAGAGGTGTCTCCCCTCATGCTTAGTAACAGGGCCTTCCTCTGGTCCTCTGTGGGAGCCTCATCTGCTGAGCCCTCTAGCTCTGGCCTGTCACTGGGTCTCTGGTCAGCCCCACCACTCCCTGACAACTCTTACCAAAACCATCTCCTAGTCCCCCAATCTAGGGACACTGTCAGCCCTGGGTGACATACACCCCACCTCAGGCTCACTACCTTCCAGGACTCTGACCTCACCCTCACACCCTCTGCTCTAGGAGAGCTCTTCAGGGCCACTATAGTAGTCGCTGTCTGCGGACTCCTATGCTTACCGCCCTCACCCCAAAACTCCCACACTGGGTCCTGTGTAACACCATCCTTTGCCAGCCAACCCTTGGAAGCCACTCCTTCCTCAGACACACCCACCTCCAACTCAATAAGGGGCCAATCAAATCCTGGCCACCCATTGCCTAGCAACCTTTACAGTCTGCCCACTTCCCTCCATCCTCATGTGGGCAAGTATCTCTTACGGCTGCAATTACTGCACTGGCTTCCTAACAGGAAGCCTCCTCTAGCCCTAGTTATATTCAGTGATGGCCACTAGACTAAGCACTGTAAGGCAGAGAGCTGAGTCCTGTTCTGCCACACAGTATGCGGTGCCTGACTCCATACCTCGTCAGTGAACAGCTCTTGTTGAAAGACAACAGGGTGGAGGATACAGGGAGCTCTCTGGCGTGGGGACGAAGTTCTGTGTAACAGGCACTGTTATGGAGGAGCTGCCTTTGTTCATCTTGATAAAGGAAGGCAGACAACTGTGGGCTGTTCTGGCACACATAcccgcaccaccaccaccaccgcccacCAGAAGCTGGCAGTCACTAATCCTGAGAGCGCCTGGTGCAACCAATGAGAAATGGAGGGTCAAACCCCCGGACGGCTCCCCGCTGTTGGTAAGACAAAAGTCCAAGCCCTTCCCGTGCTGCCCGCGCCCTCCCACCCCCGCATCGCAGCCTGGCTCTTCTGCCAGCCTCGGGGGAACTCATGCTTCATGCCTCTTTGCAGTTGCTGTGCTTTGTAGGAACATCGAATTAAACGTTTCCAGCTACCATCTCTCTTCTCTCTAGACTCAATTCTGAAGGCGAGATCTTTGGGAGTCTGGCGTTAATACCTGAACTCCAAAACCTCTACTCAGTAAACACCGTGCCGACGGCCACAAATTAACCAGGGAAACAGCATCTCGTGGCTGCTGGGCGCGGGCTGGGAAAACTTATCACGCATGCGCCCATCCTTTAAGGTCGGAGGCCTCGGAGACGTCTGACAGCTCCACTCAAGCCCGGACCACCCGCCCGAAAGACGCAAGGAGAGctgcctcccacccccgccccgcggGCCTTCGCGGCAAGGGGCGTCTCGCCTGGCTCCACTTATCAGGGGCTGCCCTCGGGCCCCTTCAGCCTCCCTCGGCACCCGCTTGACCCCTAGGAAGCCTGGGGCTGCGGTGGGAACTTCGCGAGCTCTCGGGTCTCTGCGCGGATCCTATGGGCACGCCCGAACGGTTAGACCTGGAAAGTCGCCGGGAGCCGGCCCCTGCGACTACTTCCGGGTCGGGATCGAGACGACGGTCTCGCCAGGGCGCCGCAGGGCCTACTGGGTAACGAGCCCCTTCCCCTACCCGCGCTGACTTGCGTCGTCGGTATCGCCGCTGACGGACAGGCATCAGAGCCAATCGGGACAAGGGAACCCCGAGCCGCGCGCCAGTCGAACCAATGGcacgcggcggggcggggcggtcaCGGTCGTAGAGCGTCGGGAGGAGCCGCCCTGCCGGGAAGGAGCCAGAGAGAGAGTCGGCGGCACAAAATGGCGGCTGCGGCCGGGGCTGGGGCTCCAGGGTCGACGGCCCCCGTGGTACCGGCTGGCACGCCGGGCTCCGGAGGCACAGCCCCCGCGTCACAGGGGGTGTTGATCGGGGACCGGCTGTACTCCGGGGTGCTCATCACTTTGGAGAACTGCCTTCTGCCCGACGACAAGCTCCGCTTCACGCCGTCCATGTCGAGTGGCCTCGACACCGACACGGAAACCGACCTCCGCGTGGTGGGCTGCGAGCTCATCCAGGCGGCCGGCATCCTGCTCCGCCTGCCGCAGGTGAGGGAGCTGCCGCGAGTCTCGGGCCGAGGTAACCGCCGCGCCCGCTCCGGGAAGGTTCCCAGGCCCTTTGTTGGCGGAGGGGCCGGAGTCGGACCCGGAGCTTGCTTCGTGCGTCTGCCCGGAATCCGGGCC belongs to Bos javanicus breed banteng chromosome 16, ARS-OSU_banteng_1.0, whole genome shotgun sequence and includes:
- the MRPL20 gene encoding large ribosomal subunit protein bL20m, which produces MVFLSAPLWLRNRITDRYWRVQEVLKHARHFRGRKNRCYRLAVRAVTRAFVRCTRARSLKKRHLRTLWINRITAASQEHGLKYPAFILNLIKCQVELNRKVLADLAIYEPKTFKSLAALSKRRREEGFVAALGDGKEPEGIFSRVAQHH